From the Candidatus Atribacteria bacterium genome, one window contains:
- a CDS encoding DUF362 domain-containing protein, with the protein MDRAKVYFTDLRAKSGKNLLDKLKKLVLEAGIKEIDFRDKFTALKIHFGEPGNLSYIRPNYVACIVKLIKDFEGKPFLTDANTLYYGKRANAIDHLITAMENGFNRIGVGCDVIIADGLKGTEYRQISIDQKHFQAPKIASAIADADIIISLTHFKGHEMTGFGGTLKNLGMGSGSRAGKMEMHSNSKPKIILKNCVGCGQCIKNCSQEAIHFNENKKAEIDYQKCIGCGQCVAVCQYRGAVAGSDDSTGMVQEKIVEYTYAVLQGKPHFHISFIMNVSPYCDCWGYNDMAIVPDIGMAASFDPVALDRACVDLVNRAPMIKGSILEEKHFHYGEDKFGHIHIDTDWKIGLNYAEKIGIGTQDYNLIVVK; encoded by the coding sequence GGATAGAGCAAAAGTTTATTTTACAGATTTAAGGGCAAAATCGGGGAAGAACTTATTAGATAAATTAAAAAAATTAGTTTTAGAAGCTGGGATTAAAGAGATTGATTTTAGGGATAAGTTTACCGCTCTAAAAATTCATTTTGGAGAACCGGGAAATCTATCCTATATTCGGCCTAACTATGTGGCTTGTATAGTAAAATTGATTAAAGATTTCGAGGGAAAACCATTTTTAACCGATGCTAACACTCTTTATTACGGAAAAAGAGCTAATGCCATAGACCATTTAATTACGGCGATGGAAAATGGATTTAATCGGATTGGAGTAGGATGTGATGTGATAATTGCCGATGGTTTAAAAGGGACTGAATATCGTCAGATCTCTATTGACCAAAAACATTTTCAAGCTCCCAAGATTGCTTCAGCTATTGCTGATGCCGATATTATTATTTCTCTAACTCATTTTAAGGGTCATGAAATGACCGGGTTCGGAGGGACTTTGAAGAATTTAGGGATGGGCAGTGGTTCACGAGCTGGCAAGATGGAGATGCATTCTAATTCTAAACCCAAGATCATTCTCAAAAATTGTGTCGGCTGTGGCCAATGTATTAAAAACTGCTCCCAGGAAGCTATTCATTTTAATGAAAATAAAAAAGCGGAAATTGATTATCAGAAATGTATCGGCTGTGGTCAGTGTGTAGCGGTGTGTCAATATAGGGGGGCTGTTGCAGGTTCCGATGATTCGACCGGTATGGTTCAAGAAAAGATTGTAGAATATACCTATGCTGTTTTACAAGGTAAACCTCATTTTCATATCAGTTTTATCATGAATGTCTCCCCTTATTGTGATTGTTGGGGCTATAATGATATGGCTATCGTCCCGGATATCGGGATGGCTGCCTCTTTTGACCCTGTAGCCCTGGACAGAGCTTGTGTCGATTTAGTAAATAGAGCTCCTATGATTAAAGGTAGTATTCTGGAAGAGAAGCATTTTCATTATGGAGAAGATAAGTTCGGACATATCCACATTGATACCGATTGGAAAATAGGGTTGAATTATGCGGAAAAAATAGGTATTGGTACACAGGACTACAACTTGATTGTAGTTAAATAA
- a CDS encoding cation transporter translates to MKINQKKQISKKDKAFIGYLEGSISIIVNTILFGLKYWVGITTYSIAIIADAWHTLSDSLTSLVVIIGFKVSSKPADKKHPYGHGQAEIISSVIIGTLLAVVGCNFLNASIQKFINHQSASYGTFAIVVFVISVIVKEGLAQFSIRAGKKINSQSLVADGWHHRSDALVSLMVVAGIFIGEYFWWVDSIMGIVVSLVIFYTTYIILKESISTLIGEEPSEDFEIEIRKVIANNVSNDVKLHHLHLHKYGDNRELTFHIRLPAEMRLEEAHRISEKLEKEIKREKNIETTIHIEPIISRGSKK, encoded by the coding sequence ATGAAAATTAATCAAAAAAAACAAATATCAAAAAAAGATAAAGCCTTTATCGGGTATTTAGAGGGAAGTATTTCAATCATCGTAAATACCATCCTTTTTGGTTTAAAATACTGGGTAGGAATTACGACTTATTCTATAGCCATCATTGCTGACGCTTGGCATACCTTGTCTGATTCACTTACTTCACTGGTAGTGATTATAGGATTTAAAGTTTCATCTAAACCTGCCGATAAAAAACACCCCTACGGTCACGGCCAGGCGGAGATAATTAGTTCGGTTATCATTGGTACCTTATTGGCTGTGGTAGGTTGTAATTTTTTAAACGCCTCTATTCAAAAGTTTATCAATCATCAATCTGCTTCTTACGGAACTTTCGCTATAGTAGTTTTTGTAATTTCTGTTATTGTAAAAGAAGGATTAGCACAGTTTTCTATACGTGCTGGAAAGAAAATAAATTCTCAATCACTTGTTGCAGATGGTTGGCATCATAGAAGTGACGCTCTTGTATCTCTTATGGTAGTGGCTGGGATTTTTATTGGGGAATATTTTTGGTGGGTGGATAGCATTATGGGCATCGTAGTATCTTTGGTCATCTTCTATACTACTTATATCATTTTAAAAGAATCAATCAGTACCTTGATTGGTGAAGAGCCATCGGAGGATTTTGAAATAGAGATCAGGAAAGTTATTGCCAATAACGTTTCTAATGATGTTAAATTACATCACCTTCATTTGCATAAATATGGTGATAATAGAGAATTAACTTTTCATATTCGATTACCTGCAGAGATGAGATTAGAAGAAGCGCACAGAATTTCAGAAAAATTAGAAAAGGAGATAAAGAGAGAAAAGAACATTGAGACTACCATCCACATTGAACCAATTATATCAAGAGGCAGTAAAAAATAG
- a CDS encoding histidine phosphatase family protein: MYKVFNGTQIILVRHGECEGNIKGIFRGRTDFPLNDRGLVQAKDLAQELKSFPLKCIYTSPLSRARQTAEEIGKQCEIKVKIEEGFNNIELGSWEGRFKKDIAQEYPKEWELWKKNPEKLQVQNMETLYEVQKRTKICLDRLASKHKDETFVVVSHRAILKPLIAACLNITSPYFWKIHLDTASYSLLSYKENRGYCLMQLNQTKHLKEYISEWV, from the coding sequence ATGTATAAAGTTTTTAACGGAACACAAATAATTCTTGTAAGACACGGAGAATGCGAAGGAAATATTAAGGGAATATTTAGAGGGAGAACAGACTTTCCTTTAAATGATAGGGGACTTGTTCAAGCAAAGGATTTAGCACAGGAATTGAAAAGCTTTCCTCTTAAATGTATTTATACCAGCCCTCTCTCCCGAGCAAGGCAAACCGCCGAAGAAATAGGTAAGCAATGTGAAATCAAGGTAAAGATAGAAGAAGGATTTAATAATATTGAACTGGGGAGCTGGGAAGGACGTTTTAAAAAGGATATAGCCCAGGAATACCCGAAGGAATGGGAGCTTTGGAAAAAGAATCCAGAAAAACTTCAAGTACAGAATATGGAGACCCTCTATGAAGTACAAAAAAGGACAAAGATTTGCCTAGATAGGTTAGCTTCTAAACATAAGGATGAAACTTTCGTAGTGGTGAGTCATCGAGCAATACTGAAACCACTTATTGCTGCCTGCTTGAATATTACCTCACCATATTTTTGGAAGATTCATCTGGATACGGCTTCTTACAGTCTTCTTTCTTACAAAGAAAATAGAGGATATTGTTTGATGCAATTGAATCAGACTAAACATTTAAAAGAATATATTAGTGAGTGGGTATAA
- a CDS encoding HD domain-containing protein encodes MDRQEIIKKTELFVKKTLSKDGTGHDWWHIHRVRNLAKRIAREEGGDIFLVELAALLHDIGDYKFFKGDEEAGAKKVGEWLSSLKVSPSIINKIVEITSRISFMHTLPITGERGDNKDFPSLAISKELMAVTDADRLDAMGAIGIARAFTYGGSFNRIIYDPTIKPIKSISKEQYKISEAPSINHFYEKLLKLKEMMYTKYGRRIAKRRHRFLNLYLKQFFKEWGGKV; translated from the coding sequence ATGGATAGACAAGAGATAATTAAAAAAACAGAATTATTTGTAAAAAAAACCTTAAGTAAAGATGGAACTGGTCATGATTGGTGGCATATTCATCGAGTAAGGAATTTAGCTAAACGAATTGCTCGAGAAGAAGGAGGAGATATATTTTTAGTAGAATTGGCAGCTCTTCTACACGATATAGGTGATTATAAGTTCTTTAAAGGAGACGAAGAAGCTGGGGCAAAGAAGGTCGGGGAGTGGCTTTCTTCTCTTAAAGTTTCTCCCTCGATTATCAATAAGATTGTAGAAATTACCTCTCGGATATCTTTTATGCATACTCTACCGATCACAGGAGAAAGAGGTGATAACAAGGATTTTCCTTCTTTGGCAATCTCTAAGGAATTAATGGCGGTGACTGATGCTGATCGTTTAGATGCTATGGGGGCAATAGGTATTGCCCGGGCTTTTACCTATGGAGGATCTTTTAATCGGATAATCTACGACCCCACCATTAAACCAATTAAATCTATCAGTAAGGAGCAGTATAAAATTAGCGAGGCACCATCCATTAACCATTTCTACGAAAAATTACTGAAACTTAAAGAAATGATGTATACCAAATATGGCCGTAGAATAGCCAAAAGGAGACACCGTTTTCTAAATCTTTATTTAAAGCAATTTTTTAAAGAGTGGGGAGGAAAAGTGTAA